One window of the Candidatus Zixiibacteriota bacterium genome contains the following:
- a CDS encoding conserved hypothetical protein (Evidence 4 : Unknown function but conserved in other organisms): MNYQAGEKDNNKTDLPSVSIMYQALVERDTAFEGVFYAGVKTTGIFCRPTCPARKPRAENVEFFPSIKEAIRAGYRPCSRCHPLEKDIKAPKLVVKLREAIERSDTGKMTDSVLKEMGIEPSTARRQFQKYYGMTFHAYHRARRMGTALDEIHGGESVIGAQLENGFESSSGFWEAFRQVFGAPPSQAENIKYLQGKWFDTPLGAMAAFGNNDGVHLLEFVDRRGLEKELTHLQKKSGFCIVPGTNPHLERLGQELKDYFDGKSLKFSVPLVIIGTPFEKKVWDLLRTIPPGETWSYVQMARKLGRPTATRAVGMANGRNHLAIVIPCHRVIRADGELCGYGGGIWRKRWLLHHESRVSGKNPEKITPAARQSSLDI, encoded by the coding sequence ATGAATTACCAAGCCGGGGAAAAAGATAATAATAAAACGGACCTCCCCTCCGTTTCGATAATGTATCAGGCACTGGTTGAACGCGATACGGCTTTCGAAGGGGTATTTTATGCCGGGGTCAAGACCACTGGGATATTTTGCCGCCCGACTTGCCCCGCCCGGAAACCGCGGGCCGAAAACGTGGAGTTTTTTCCTTCAATAAAGGAAGCAATAAGGGCCGGGTACCGTCCCTGTAGCCGATGTCACCCTCTGGAAAAAGATATTAAAGCTCCGAAACTGGTAGTCAAGTTGCGGGAGGCCATAGAGCGGTCGGATACCGGCAAAATGACCGATTCGGTCCTCAAAGAAATGGGCATTGAACCGTCCACCGCCCGCCGTCAATTCCAAAAATACTACGGGATGACTTTTCACGCTTATCATCGCGCCAGACGGATGGGGACCGCGCTCGATGAAATTCATGGCGGCGAAAGCGTCATAGGGGCGCAGTTGGAAAACGGCTTTGAATCATCAAGCGGATTTTGGGAAGCATTTAGGCAGGTTTTTGGAGCTCCCCCCAGCCAAGCCGAGAATATAAAATATCTTCAGGGTAAATGGTTTGACACACCGCTGGGAGCAATGGCCGCGTTCGGAAATAATGACGGCGTTCATCTCCTGGAATTCGTTGATCGTCGCGGTTTGGAGAAAGAATTGACGCATTTGCAGAAGAAAAGCGGATTCTGCATCGTTCCCGGCACCAATCCTCATCTGGAGCGGCTGGGACAGGAGCTGAAAGATTATTTCGACGGAAAATCATTGAAATTCTCGGTTCCTTTGGTAATCATTGGCACCCCCTTTGAAAAGAAGGTCTGGGATCTGCTTCGCACCATTCCGCCCGGAGAAACCTGGTCGTATGTGCAAATGGCCCGGAAACTGGGGCGCCCGACAGCAACCCGGGCGGTGGGGATGGCCAACGGCAGGAACCATCTGGCGATAGTCATCCCCTGCCATCGAGTAATTCGGGCTGATGGGGAATTATGCGGCTATGGCGGCGGCATCTGGCGGAAAAGGTGGCTCCTGCATCACGAAAGCCGAGTCTCAGGAAAGAATCCTGAGAAAATCACCCCTGCGGCCCGGCAATCTTCGCTGGATATCTGA
- a CDS encoding Two component, sigma54 specific, transcriptional regulator, Fis family (fragment), producing the protein MVRPVRCDPILVVDDSEVTRELIHRNLASKGYKVIEAPDISAATETLKEQKISLVITDLKMFGGSGLNLIKYVKENFPRTEVAIITGYPSIETTEAALKMGAVAFLCKPFTREELFETVEQALAARKK; encoded by the coding sequence ATGGTACGGCCGGTTCGCTGCGATCCGATTCTCGTGGTTGACGATTCCGAAGTGACCCGTGAACTTATTCATCGGAACCTGGCTTCCAAAGGATATAAGGTCATTGAAGCCCCCGATATTTCCGCCGCCACGGAAACCCTGAAAGAGCAGAAGATATCACTGGTCATTACCGATTTGAAAATGTTCGGTGGTTCGGGACTGAATCTGATAAAATACGTCAAAGAAAATTTCCCGCGGACCGAAGTCGCCATAATTACGGGATATCCCAGTATCGAGACGACCGAGGCCGCTCTTAAAATGGGGGCTGTCGCTTTCCTCTGCAAGCCATTCACCCGGGAAGAATTGTTCGAAACCGTGGAGCAGGCTCTTGCCGCCCGAAAGAAATAG
- a CDS encoding putative Histidine kinase (Evidence 3 : Putative function from multiple computational evidences) has protein sequence MERDSQISSKVPNLRGNVLFGFRELLHKLLSYANLEYSRLDFLRRISSSILLFSGADMLSIRIDEDEKITRCRAQYDGKGDVLTELILPHPSGDGPGKGETELDPIPELLLXAIIAGTIAAPSNYLTRSGSFWIGDTARPILVHGVDTDTADSTVIIAGEFLSIALIVVPISAVSRGYLFLSSRKRDFFSREDIRLYETIAETLGAALAHQKAQWALRERIKEMTCLYGIANIAGQQGISLEQLLTEIVQLLPPAWQYPEFTRARISLDGKTYVSPEFQEGVDRQIAPIMIDGSKRGAVEVIYISQQPIFEEGPFLKEERTLINEVARQTGIIIEHWETESEKSRLEEQLRYADRLATVGQLSAGVAHELNEPLAAILGFAQLIKNSRGLPPLAAQDAEKIVNSALSAREVIKNLMIFTQQMPSQKSFVDLSQIVRESLPLLESRCVAENIVIDQNLADGLPAIWADPTQLNQVLINLSVNAVQAMPRGGRLSISTGFDDKYVRLIVEDTGIGIPQDILNRLFIPFFTTRDVGRGKGLGLSVVHGIVTAHGGTIEVHSEVGRGSSFVVRLPLENKEKG, from the coding sequence ATGGAACGAGATAGCCAGATTTCATCGAAAGTTCCGAATCTGAGAGGCAATGTTCTTTTTGGCTTTCGGGAACTTTTGCATAAACTGCTTTCCTACGCCAACCTTGAATACTCGCGCCTTGATTTCCTGCGCCGGATTTCCTCCTCAATACTCCTTTTCTCCGGCGCCGATATGTTGAGCATACGCATTGATGAGGACGAGAAAATAACCCGCTGCCGGGCCCAGTATGACGGAAAAGGTGATGTCCTGACAGAATTGATTTTGCCGCATCCCTCGGGGGACGGCCCCGGGAAAGGTGAAACGGAACTGGATCCGATTCCAGAATTGCTTCTAAANGCGATAATTGCCGGAACTATCGCCGCTCCATCCAATTATCTTACCCGAAGCGGCAGTTTCTGGATCGGCGACACGGCCCGCCCTATTCTTGTCCACGGTGTCGACACCGACACCGCCGACAGCACCGTCATAATTGCCGGCGAATTTCTTTCAATAGCCCTTATTGTTGTTCCCATAAGCGCCGTCTCGCGCGGCTACCTGTTTCTCTCGAGCCGCAAACGCGATTTCTTTTCCCGCGAAGATATTCGTCTTTACGAGACAATTGCCGAAACTCTGGGGGCCGCCCTGGCGCATCAGAAGGCCCAGTGGGCCCTGCGCGAGAGAATAAAAGAGATGACCTGCCTGTACGGCATCGCCAATATTGCCGGACAACAGGGGATTTCCCTGGAACAACTGCTGACCGAAATCGTCCAGCTTCTTCCCCCGGCCTGGCAGTATCCCGAATTCACCCGGGCCCGCATATCCCTCGACGGCAAAACCTATGTTTCCCCGGAGTTTCAGGAGGGTGTCGATCGCCAGATTGCCCCCATTATGATAGACGGAAGTAAGCGCGGCGCGGTCGAGGTCATTTATATTTCCCAGCAGCCAATATTTGAAGAGGGCCCCTTCTTGAAAGAAGAGCGGACCCTCATTAACGAAGTTGCCCGGCAAACCGGGATCATTATCGAACACTGGGAAACCGAAAGCGAGAAAAGCCGGCTCGAAGAACAACTCCGCTATGCCGATCGGCTCGCGACCGTCGGTCAGCTTTCGGCCGGAGTGGCCCATGAACTCAATGAGCCTTTGGCCGCCATTCTCGGGTTCGCCCAGCTCATAAAAAACTCCCGGGGACTCCCTCCTCTGGCGGCCCAGGATGCGGAAAAAATTGTCAACTCCGCGCTGAGTGCCCGGGAAGTCATAAAAAACCTGATGATCTTCACCCAGCAGATGCCGAGTCAGAAATCATTTGTCGATCTGAGCCAGATTGTGCGCGAAAGCCTTCCTCTCTTGGAATCCCGATGTGTTGCTGAGAATATCGTCATTGATCAAAATCTGGCCGATGGCCTTCCCGCTATCTGGGCCGACCCGACACAACTCAATCAGGTCCTGATAAATCTATCCGTCAATGCCGTTCAGGCCATGCCCCGAGGGGGGAGACTTTCCATCAGTACCGGGTTCGATGATAAGTATGTCCGCCTGATTGTCGAGGATACCGGGATCGGCATCCCCCAGGATATCCTCAACCGGCTCTTTATCCCTTTCTTTACGACCCGTGATGTCGGCCGCGGCAAGGGGCTGGGCCTTTCGGTAGTGCACGGCATTGTGACCGCTCACGGCGGGACCATCGAAGTGCACAGCGAAGTCGGTAGAGGATCATCATTCGTCGTTCGTCTTCCTTTAGAGAATAAAGAAAAGGGATGA
- a CDS encoding conserved hypothetical protein (Evidence 4 : Unknown function but conserved in other organisms), with amino-acid sequence MLDRLLSEIIGASIQPEVPYDALMPRRVSNLLLVSSLYDHYTIIEDGRLSEMLFTEYLDFDLRFTPSIERVSTADEALERLRTERFDLVISMMRVGEMNVEEFGEAVHTIAPEIPVILLACSARELSILPRPENLKNIDTVFMWLGDVRLFLAIIKYIEDRMNAAHDAETAGIRSIVLVEDSIQFYSSYLPMLYTEILNQSHALTAESANRGQKIMRMRARPKVLLARTYEEGLRICERYRDNLLGVIVDAAFPREGKVDPAAGFQLARKLREKTPALPILMQSDDRNADQAAEVNLEFIDKNSPMLLANLRNFMQQHLGFGDFVFQKPDGQVISRVPDLRTLDWAIQAVPDENLLYNISRYDFSTWLMARTEFELAEAIRNLIRTADSDPANLRQDLLKVLRAFRQKSISGIVSEFSSHMFESGSGFVRIGKGSLGGKGRGLAFINSIINLYRLEHRFPNVRIFVPPTAVLATGVFDRFMESSGLLSYALKETDDEKITRAFLNAEFPPDILENLWDYLHLIRYPLAIRSSSLLEDASYQPFAGIYKTFMIPNNNDDPEVRLEELCNAIKMVYASTYHADPKAYMESLPNRLEEEKMAVIVQQIAGRKHDTYLYPNFAGVGRSINFYPMPGIRPEDGVVSVTLGMGKAVVDGGRCIRFCPAAPTKPIQSFSPDDYLDNSPKEFLALDLVHAGPKSRGAEIDSIDLVTLDIETAAKHGTLYSVGSVYSRENDAIYDGISRPGIKLVSMAGILKGNIFPLAEITSFLLKVGTAASSCPVEIEFAVNLSEGSGKPHEFAFLQIRPLVLGSEIQEIEIDNIDLKEAVCVSNMALGNGFIRDIRDVVYVKKDKFERNMTVKMAEEMGQLNADLKQRKRPYLLIGPGRWGSSDPWLGIPVKWAQISGVRCIVETGFEDMHVDPSQGSHFFQNITSFGIGYLTINPKLRSGDFINLDDFDGLGAASETDHLRHVALPGPLKIALNGRKNFGVILKSN; translated from the coding sequence ATGCTGGATCGACTTCTAAGCGAAATAATCGGTGCCTCCATTCAGCCGGAGGTCCCGTATGATGCATTGATGCCGCGCCGGGTGAGCAATCTTCTTCTTGTCAGTAGTTTATACGACCATTACACAATCATCGAGGACGGCCGCCTCTCGGAAATGCTTTTCACCGAGTATCTCGATTTTGATCTTCGTTTTACGCCTTCGATTGAAAGGGTTTCGACCGCCGATGAAGCGCTCGAAAGACTGCGTACGGAACGATTCGATCTGGTGATTTCCATGATGCGGGTGGGGGAGATGAATGTGGAGGAATTCGGGGAAGCGGTTCATACAATCGCGCCCGAAATTCCGGTCATTTTACTGGCCTGCAGCGCCCGGGAACTCAGTATTTTGCCGCGTCCGGAGAATCTGAAAAATATCGATACGGTCTTCATGTGGCTCGGTGATGTCCGGCTTTTCCTGGCCATTATAAAATATATCGAAGATCGCATGAATGCCGCTCATGATGCCGAAACCGCGGGAATCAGGAGTATCGTGCTGGTTGAAGATTCGATTCAGTTTTATTCTTCATATCTCCCGATGCTATACACCGAGATTCTCAACCAGTCCCATGCCCTGACCGCCGAAAGCGCCAACCGGGGACAGAAAATCATGCGGATGCGGGCTCGTCCCAAGGTCCTTCTGGCCCGCACGTATGAAGAAGGTTTAAGAATTTGCGAGCGGTACCGGGACAACCTTCTCGGAGTCATTGTCGATGCGGCCTTTCCCCGGGAAGGGAAAGTCGACCCGGCCGCCGGTTTTCAACTGGCCCGGAAATTGCGTGAAAAAACCCCGGCGCTCCCGATTCTGATGCAGTCGGACGATCGGAATGCGGACCAGGCCGCAGAGGTCAATCTGGAGTTTATCGACAAGAATTCCCCGATGCTTCTGGCCAATCTGCGGAATTTTATGCAACAGCATCTTGGTTTCGGCGATTTCGTTTTTCAGAAACCTGACGGGCAGGTTATAAGCCGTGTGCCCGATCTGCGGACGCTGGATTGGGCCATCCAGGCCGTCCCGGATGAAAATCTTCTTTATAATATCAGCCGCTACGATTTTTCCACCTGGCTCATGGCGCGAACGGAGTTCGAATTGGCCGAAGCGATACGGAACCTTATTCGGACCGCCGACAGCGACCCGGCCAATCTCCGACAGGATCTATTAAAAGTACTGCGCGCTTTTCGGCAGAAATCGATATCGGGTATCGTCTCGGAATTTTCCAGCCATATGTTCGAGAGCGGCAGCGGTTTTGTGCGGATCGGCAAAGGATCACTCGGGGGCAAAGGACGGGGGCTGGCCTTTATCAATTCGATAATCAATCTGTACCGCCTGGAGCACCGCTTTCCCAATGTAAGGATATTTGTACCTCCCACGGCCGTCCTGGCGACAGGGGTTTTTGATCGGTTTATGGAATCCTCGGGACTTCTGTCATATGCGCTGAAGGAAACCGATGATGAGAAAATCACCCGGGCCTTTCTGAACGCCGAATTTCCGCCAGATATACTGGAAAACCTCTGGGACTATCTTCACTTGATTCGTTATCCTCTGGCGATTAGGTCCTCCAGCCTCCTGGAGGACGCCTCCTATCAACCGTTTGCCGGCATCTATAAAACATTCATGATTCCGAACAATAACGATGATCCGGAAGTTCGTCTGGAAGAACTATGTAACGCCATTAAGATGGTTTACGCGTCTACTTATCATGCCGATCCCAAGGCCTATATGGAGTCACTGCCCAATCGTCTTGAGGAAGAGAAAATGGCGGTGATTGTCCAGCAGATTGCCGGCCGCAAGCATGATACATATCTCTATCCCAATTTTGCCGGGGTCGGCCGTTCCATAAATTTTTACCCGATGCCGGGGATCAGACCCGAAGACGGGGTAGTCTCGGTAACTTTGGGGATGGGGAAAGCGGTGGTCGACGGGGGGCGCTGTATCCGTTTCTGCCCGGCCGCTCCGACCAAGCCGATTCAGTCTTTTTCTCCCGATGATTATCTGGATAATTCCCCAAAGGAATTTCTCGCTCTCGATCTGGTCCATGCCGGGCCGAAATCCCGCGGCGCAGAAATTGATTCCATCGATCTGGTGACACTCGATATTGAGACGGCCGCCAAGCATGGGACTCTGTACTCGGTGGGCTCGGTTTATTCCCGGGAAAACGATGCCATTTATGACGGTATCTCCCGTCCCGGTATCAAGCTGGTGAGCATGGCCGGGATATTGAAAGGCAATATTTTTCCGTTGGCCGAAATTACGTCGTTCCTCTTGAAAGTCGGGACGGCGGCTTCGTCGTGCCCGGTCGAAATCGAGTTTGCGGTCAACCTTTCCGAGGGATCGGGGAAGCCGCATGAATTCGCATTCCTGCAGATTCGTCCCCTCGTGCTGGGTTCCGAAATTCAGGAAATAGAAATAGACAACATCGACTTGAAAGAGGCTGTCTGTGTATCGAACATGGCGCTGGGGAACGGCTTCATCCGGGATATAAGGGATGTTGTTTATGTTAAGAAAGACAAATTCGAGCGCAACATGACCGTGAAAATGGCGGAAGAGATGGGCCAGCTCAATGCCGATTTGAAACAGAGGAAGCGGCCCTATCTATTAATCGGCCCGGGCCGCTGGGGGAGTTCCGACCCCTGGCTGGGGATACCGGTCAAATGGGCGCAGATATCGGGGGTTCGATGCATTGTCGAAACGGGATTTGAAGACATGCATGTCGACCCGTCGCAGGGTTCGCATTTCTTCCAAAATATCACGTCATTCGGGATCGGCTACCTGACGATCAATCCCAAATTGAGATCGGGGGATTTCATCAACCTGGATGACTTTGACGGATTGGGCGCGGCCTCGGAAACGGATCACCTGCGGCATGTAGCTCTACCGGGGCCTTTGAAAATCGCCCTCAACGGCCGCAAGAATTTCGGCGTCATTCTCAAATCAAACTGA
- a CDS encoding Enoyl-CoA hydratase/isomerase, with translation MEEKLAQSYKSSDKIDTFLSDHILRIIMNRPEKKNALTVAMYSKMTEFLSQAEIDENVRIILIGGAGGSFTSGNDLKDFLENPPRDKSSPVFAFMNAISQMEKPVIAAVEGLAVGIGTTMLLHCDLVYAGKNSKFLLPFVNLGLCPEAGSSFLLPPLVGARNATELLFLGEPFSAERAKELGLINGILEDSEVLKYAEQQARKLALKSQTSIRLTKAMLKRKYGQIIKDTISEEAELLMKRLASPEAAEAFAAFFEHRQADFEKFNK, from the coding sequence ATGGAGGAAAAATTGGCTCAGTCATATAAATCATCAGATAAAATTGACACCTTCTTGAGCGACCATATTCTGAGAATAATCATGAATCGCCCCGAGAAAAAAAATGCTTTGACTGTCGCCATGTATTCAAAGATGACGGAGTTTCTTTCGCAGGCCGAAATCGATGAAAATGTCAGGATTATCCTTATTGGCGGCGCCGGAGGTTCATTCACCAGCGGTAACGACCTGAAAGATTTTCTTGAAAACCCGCCCCGTGACAAATCCAGCCCCGTCTTTGCCTTTATGAACGCGATCAGCCAGATGGAAAAGCCGGTTATTGCGGCGGTTGAGGGGCTTGCGGTCGGGATCGGCACCACCATGCTTCTCCATTGCGACCTGGTTTATGCCGGGAAAAACTCTAAATTTCTCCTGCCTTTTGTCAATCTGGGATTATGCCCCGAAGCCGGATCCAGTTTTCTTTTGCCACCTCTGGTTGGGGCCAGAAATGCTACAGAATTGCTGTTCCTCGGCGAGCCGTTCTCAGCAGAAAGGGCCAAGGAGTTGGGGCTGATAAACGGCATTCTGGAAGATTCCGAGGTTCTGAAGTATGCGGAACAGCAGGCGAGGAAATTGGCCCTGAAGTCGCAGACTTCGATTCGTCTGACAAAAGCTATGCTGAAGCGAAAGTATGGGCAAATAATAAAAGACACGATTTCCGAAGAAGCCGAATTACTGATGAAAAGACTGGCCTCACCCGAAGCAGCGGAAGCCTTCGCCGCTTTCTTTGAGCACCGTCAAGCCGATTTCGAAAAATTTAACAAGTAG